In Alteromonas sp. RKMC-009, the genomic stretch CTGGCATTTAGTGCAGTGTGTGCCGGTATCGCTATGGCGGTTGGCATCTCTCCTATGATGTCGTTAGTCATGACCATCGGTGCGTTTATTACCTTATTCGTGGTTCAGCGTAAGGCTGAATCTGCATCCGGTATCTACTGGGTGTTTGCTTTTACCGGTTTGATGGGTGCATCACTGGGTTATACTCTTAACTTTTATTTAGGTGTAGCGGGTCCCGGCCTTATTATGCAGGCATTAGGTGCAACAGCTCTGGTATTCTTTGCATTGTCAGGTTATGCACTTACCACTAAGAAAGATTTTTCTTTCCTTGGCGGATTCCTGCTGGTAGGTCTGGTGGTTGCTGTAGTCGCCGGTATTGCGAATATCTTCTTCATGGTACCTGCGGTATCACTGGCAATCAGTGCTGCTATCGTGTTCATCATGTCTGGTTTCATCCTGTTTGATACCAGCCGCATTGTTAACGGTGGTGAGACAAACTACATCCGAGCAACCGTTGCAATGTACCTGAACATCTACAACCTGTTCACTTCTATCCTGCACTTACTGGGTGCGTTTGGTGGTGATGATTAATTAAAAGGCTTATTGCC encodes the following:
- a CDS encoding Bax inhibitor-1/YccA family protein, with amino-acid sequence MDQRSMYAGASQQSVLQTNKVLRNTYMLLAMTLAFSAVCAGIAMAVGISPMMSLVMTIGAFITLFVVQRKAESASGIYWVFAFTGLMGASLGYTLNFYLGVAGPGLIMQALGATALVFFALSGYALTTKKDFSFLGGFLLVGLVVAVVAGIANIFFMVPAVSLAISAAIVFIMSGFILFDTSRIVNGGETNYIRATVAMYLNIYNLFTSILHLLGAFGGDD